Sequence from the Ziziphus jujuba cultivar Dongzao chromosome 9, ASM3175591v1 genome:
AACTAGTGTTTTATCTTCATATCCTCCCTTGGATTAAGTCTAGAGAATTTAATATCCGTTCATTGAACGAGACTAAATTGAATTAGACAAGACTTGAAATGTAATAGTCTAGTAGTGTTCAATAGACGGACCTTTTAATAGTAACATTTATATGGTATAAAAATGTGTTTGATCTTatctgttattttattttgtttttacggtaataaatagaaaaaaatagaaaacaagtcAATTTGTAGCCATATTTGTATAAAACCATTGCTGGAAGGTGATAATTtaatagtaaaaaattaaagcatTAAATCTAAGACCTTAAACTTAGAAAAGGCTCCTTATAAACAATCCAGACAGAAGGATCATGGCGTCCCAGAAcctaataattatatataaatttaaaagttgtAATTCAAATATTGATAGATCCCATCATTATATTGAAAAATTCTTATATTGCAATATCATATGATACAAGACCATTAATATTGTTGGGAAgcctttattatattttaaaaaaatatatatatatataggcgaGGCCAGGCAGCATCATGTCGgcaaagaataaaattaaaaactttgatCCTGGTGGGATGAGCATAGATGTAGTTAGTGCAATGTAATGAGGTGACAAAAATCCCCCTAATAAGTTTACTTTGTGATATGGTTGCGTTTATGTTCATATTGGTTGCGTAAATGAGTCAAACTACTCTAGACTCGTTAATAATTTGGAATAACCCCTAGTACCATATTCAATCATTTCCAACCGGAAATCTCTTTAGTTTGTGACTTTTTACGATTCCACCATATAAACCATATACGATAATAAAGTtgtcttggaaaaaaaaaaaaaaaagtaatagaaGGAAAAGTGGGACTCGTCCTTGTGGTTTCTGTCTATTACGCGGGTCTACCACTTGTTTCATATTGTTATTGTACCAAACAGTCGTTTTCCGTTACCAGACCCTGTGGAATATATATGTACGTGTCCATGGAAATTTAGTACAAGTTTTCTGATAAAAGATAAGAATTTTTTACTGTAAAGTAAATTTTGCTCAGTTGATATACCTTTTTAGGTTTTGGGATTTGAAACATTTAGTAGATGGATCATTGTTGTAAATAATCAGAAAAGGGTTTTCTATTGCATATTTGGCCTATTTTTgtatagcctttttttttttttttttttttttttttttgggggggggggggtcaaAAATCTCAACTTCAGAGCCAAAACTTTTTATTTCTGCAAAACACATAAATGTTTGGTGGCAATTAACCAGTATTTAtcgattaaattaaaaaattaagttgtTGATTAGAAGCctaatttttaacctttttctaGAAAAAAGCTCTGCTCTTAGCTTATAAAGGAAGCCCAATTAAgatttaatgaaattaacacttaccataattatcaaaattttttattacttaccattttgtctttttttatattaataaaatacttaATCTATCCTAATCAAAGCGTACATAAAATTCAATGGCTAAAAATGTTTTGGCTTCTCACCTTATTTTCTTTTGATTCAtaaactttgtttttttatttttcattttgtatatatttaaaaagataaaaatataatctaagatctaaacaaattaaaataatataatttataaacaataaCGTTTACCACaataattttagtattattaatttttatagatgttaaatatattattagttaacattacttatatatataaaaaaaatattgagtgaataataaaaaaataatattgtacataattaattcaaaagtattttttaaattatgttgcTAAGtactcaatttaatatttacaacactttttattatatttttaataaaagcttttttctcacaaaaattctaattttatggACTATACCACATGGATCCTTGATACctgaaactttttttctttttcttttttgggttaatattGAGCACCATGtgaatatgtttgtttattcagtaagtttccattttcaattttaatggaatattttttttttgtcaccaaaaaaaaaaaaaaaaaaaaaagcttctagGATGAGATAAGATAATTTTGCATATCTTTTAACGATGTCTTAATTGTAAGATTCGTTTgtctatttcttttgtttggatcAATAAGGTAAGTAAAATTTCTTATTAAGgcaaaaaaagttattatatatatatatatatatatgtatatgtatatatatatatattattttaggatTCCATGTGAATATGTATATCCGCTTggtccaaaaaaatgaaaataaagtgaATGCAGAAAAAACTTTCAGGGTTTTGCCTTATCTAAGGACAGTTAAAAGCAAAATGATTGATAGTTATTTTCCACAACTTGATAATTATGGGAGCACTCTTTGTATGTTCGGTCTCTATCTCCACATGTATACCGGGGATCGAATTTAGGctcattttatatattcaatatatttgtatatatatatatatatatatatacacactttatatactaccaataaaaataaaaataaaaataaaaatgaggcaGCTCAAAATCAACTCTTTTGACGCAAATTTTTAGGATTAATTATACTTTTGATTTGGAtaaaatgtgtgtatatatatatagacttttGGGACTTCTAATATGTCCCCAAATTCAATTGAGTGCCtctagtttcaaaattttcaatagaatatctttattttcaattcGATTTTAATTTAGgttctatttcaatttttttaattaagatttataattttagttCTTCTTTTACTATAGACgaaagtaaatgaaaattttgctcAAAATAAACATCATATTATAAATGtgaatattttatcaatttaaaatattaaaaactaaataaaatctcTGAGGATAAAGGTTAAATATACAGTATCCAAattgaaacaaaacaaaaattaagaatctcaacttggaaaaaaaaattgatgacttaaattgaaatcaaaattaaaattgagatGCTAAATcgaaaaaattgaaagttagGGACACTCACTTGAAATTGGTGGCAAACTAAAGAGTTCAAAATATAGTTAACCTTTTTTTAATGTGAATATAGATAAACGCAAATTTCTATTGTGAGGTTGTCGTTTACTGAATACTgaacaattatatataactaGATGAAGCTTTaagttctttgttttttgtttttggttttttttcctttgttttcctttttcttcttccccttttttttttttttgttttaaatcatgGGATGCATTAAGTTACATATGGACATAACAGGCTAATACACACCGAATATTGGATGATTCATTGCATAATAGCATATCtgcttttaaatgtttttattatataccagatattttttcttttctctatataaaaaatgtttttatcatatagcttataaaatttgaaaatttgaaaaatatgagaATTTGTAATCGTTAGCTCGGTTTGCGACCCACTTCTTTGGACCTGAAAACCATGGAGCGTTAAAATGGACCAAGCTTGCCCATTACCTTCCTTTGGGCTTGGGTTGTAATTAACCCCACACACGTTCATACTGCCAGTGTTTTACTGTtcacatatgtgtgtgtgtgtaaatatatatatatgtaatccaTGTATAGTTAGCATACAGATAGATCATGAATATTAatgaagattttttaaaaagttactattaatattatcacatatataaaatattaaatgattttttaaaaaaattactcacTCACACGGATCGTCTGCAtagtaaaattttcatatatatatatatatatatatatttataataaaatttttggttttaatatGTACTATAAATCAAGTTTTGAGGGAGTTATTATGGGCATCTTAGTAAAGTTTAAAGATATATCTTTAGTGATAATATGCCTCTAGTAATCCTGTGCCTCTAGTAATCCTGTTGAAAGTCCTTCGGATTACTCAACTAAAGGACCATTTTCTGAAAGTTCAAATATATGACAATTCGATGATctttacttctttttctttttggttaattgcattaacaaaataaataagaatgatagacccctttttttttttttttttttaaaaaaaaagaatgatagaCATTTTATTCGATAGAGTTGAAACATAATCCACTATACAAATGAATGGAATCTTAAGAATTTAAGAAACGAAATAAGTTTGTAATATTAGTAAAAGAAACATTAACAAATCGGCTAAATTACAAATTGAAGAAAAAGGTTTTGTCAAGTAGTCACTGTAAAATAGTTTAGCGATTAAAATGACtgttcttttaataaaataaaaataatttattttttccgatAATCATTTTAAATTCGAATATTcacctttaatatatatatatatatatatatatatatatataaaataaaaataaaaagatttggaAGCCTACTGTTATATTGGCAACAATGGCAGGAACCTAGATTGTACCGGTTGGTATAGGTAATGGGATAATTTTGAAAGGGAATGGATTATGGAATCATGGAAAGGAAAGGAATCACAAGTTTTAAAAATGGTTAGAGGCAAAAGCAAGACAAAAATACTATTAAATTCCgtattctttattaaaaaaagcaaaaaaactcAAGTGTTTGCAGCTAAAAGCTTTTCCTTTACCATATCAATAAACAATAAAAGCATGCCACAGTGCGCCAGATTGCCATTTGAGATTCATTGagtaaaattaaactaaaagttTACCTCTTATAATAAAACTCTTTGACCcacagtttatatatatatgtataaaaattattttaaatatataacaaattataattCGAATCCAAAAACTTGATTTTAAAAGTAAGTAGATCATACTCTATTTTCTTAACATGTGCAGGTGAAGCGATATTCTTgaaaaaatatagtttataaGTTTCGTTTAGGTGAATATCAGTGCCACTtttagaaaagaagaagaagagcctATTTTGTAGTCTGTTTGGAGCTCTATAAAAAAGTATTAAGAAGTGTTTTGTTAAACATTAGGAAGTactgtttttattaaaaaaataaaaataaaaaaattaagttttccAAATATTTCTAAGAAAAGCATTAAATTTGATActtcaccaaataaaaaaatgttacgaAAAAATAAATACCACAGAAAATAAGTGCTAATAAAATAGCACTACCAAACACattaaaaatggtttttttaaaaacacaTACTTCATAGCATCTAAATATTTTGATCGCATGAAAGTAGAATTATGATTCTACTCCCACACCCCcaccccaaaacaaaaaaaaaaagacaagaatATGGTTAATATTTACAATGACAAACACATCTCACCTACAACTTCTTTAAACCGATGTTCTTTTGAGCCAAAAAAACACTTCTTCTTTAATGATGACACCCACAaaccaaaacaaattaaagtaataataaattttccgTCATACGTGACAACTTTATTTCACTCTTAGCATCAGGCCCTTCAACATCATGATTGTTATCATTGCTAGCCATTATGATCATCATCATTAACATCAATGATCCATCTTTAACACactatatatttcaaaattcacCAAAACATTGAATCCCACAATCACTATCGAGTTAGCTAGCAATGTTGAGAAAGAGTAGCATAACCATATCAATGCTCTCAAATTCTACCATGTTGGTAGGGTGCTGCCGGCCTAAAAGGAGGATGAGGAGGAGGAGAGGCAGCACCATAAGGCTCGGGAACAAGCGCCGGGGATTCAGTTTAGGTTCGCGGTCAGCGGTTCAATGGGGGGTCATGGCTGGTCCTCTTCGGATGCTTAGGAAGATTATCTCCGAGATGGTTCCTAATGCACAGTTTATAGAGGCTTTCTGTTGGACATTACCATTTCTTCGTCCTCAAATCTTTCCCCTATGTTGATTTCCAACTTCAATGGCTTTCGGCagctttattatttctttttttgtctttcttACTTTCTGTAATATGGGGTTCAACAGGCCCTCTTAAATGCAAAAAGGGTTTGATTGCTTCAACTTTTCAGTGTACATTTGCGGCCTGAAAGCCTTTTATACAACAAGCATTTTTAAGAACATCAAAATGTTTCCGTAATTCGACAGAGAACACAAATATTAGAAAGACAAGCATTCCTAAGTAGAGAGAACATAATCATTACATGCAGAGGCgacataataatgaaaaataaactttgttcTTTCTTAACTTccatatattgtatattttttcaAACTAGCAAAAGAAAGCGTTGCTGCTAAGGCAGGAAAACTAAAggagactaaaaaaaaaagtgtacgaTAGTCATTGGGTGCGACAGAACCGGCTTCCTAGCGATTGAAGGTTTGCATCGTGCTAAAGAAAAACCTTCACATTACCTTTCCACCACCATCAATTCTAAAGCCGTCTGTGCATATTTACACACAAGGAATAAGAGTCTAGCATTTTCCAAAGTAAGAAAAGAGAGTAGGCTGTTTGTTATCACCAGCACTCTTCAAGTTTCCCTTCTTCTTTGCTGGACTAGTTATCAGCTTTTCGGTTTCATCCGTAGCCAACTCTGAATCAGCTGAAAGCTCTTCATAAGCACGCTTTGTCTGGCACTTACCTGCATCGTCCTTAGGCAATGTAGGTTCACTAGATTTGAAGTCTTGCTCTTCATTTTCAGTTAAAGATGATTGTCCTTCATTACTCTCTCTGGGTTCAGGTTCTTCTTTCGGTTCTTCTTTCAAGCTTTTAGGCAGATCACTTTTGACTGATATGTCAGAAGTACTTTCCTTCTCCGACTTTAACTCCGATTCTTTTTTAATCCCCTTCGGGGAGAAAAATTTTGACAGCAGATTGCTCCCTTCTGTTTTCAGCTTTATCTGAAGAAGATGTTGCAATTAACAGGTATTAATCATGAATTGAGTACATAAACTAGTTAAGGAAATGTTGCAATCAGCAGCTGTCATTGTTTTATTCACCAGACAATATCCTCTGTTACGGAATGGTGAGAGAAAAAATTCACACACGCAAGATAGTGACTGATATACCAAACAGAATCTCTCATGCGGTGACAACTTTTAATGAGACCATCATTTAATGGCGTCACTCCCTAGACCATTCAAGACAAGATCTAGGTGCATGATGTCATTGGGTTTAGATCCTAAACTGTGGCTGTACAGGACATGTGCAATAACACTTAATCCCATATCCGTGACAGACCATTTCATATAATCCAAATGATAAAGATCtgtcaatatcataaaatccaaATTATAAAGCTCAACACATCAAAAGAATGCTGAACTTGTCTCACCTCCTTTATGCACTCTGGCCCATCAAAAGATGGCTTGCCCATAGCTGGTGTCACTGGGTACCAAACCTGGAGATGGAAAGTTATTAGCATCCAAGAAAAATAAACTTCAATACTCTTGAACACTGAAGTAGAAGGTGACACTACTCATTTCTTGTACTGCTCAGGAAGCTCTTACCAAATCTGAATTCTCATACGGTTTAAGCAACGTATCAAATTTGGTGGCTGAAGATCCAGTTAGCCATTTATCACTTGATTCCTTGTCACCCAAAATAACAGGCATCCTGTCTATATTCAGAGAGACTGAAAGTGTTACTGCTCACGGCTCGATCTCTCACAAAGATTGCATTACCACAAAGGCACAAATTATTCAGGATGTAATAAAATTCATAACCCATTCTATCTAGCAGGTTGAATGACGCCAAATACCAGTTGTGTAAAGTATAAAACCTAACCTGAATGTTTATGGGCTTTTAAAAACAAGGAAAACTAATGGAAAAGAGAAGATTATATTATGTACCAAAGAGCAAGGGCATAGACCATTCAGCCATGCATGAGTTCCAAACTCCACAAGTAGTGTTGAAAAAGGCAGTTTAGGAATACAGAGAACAACACCCTAGGAAAGCATATAGTAAGAAAACAGTAAAGTTACAAAAACCAAATCGAGCGTGACTCACCATGCAACCACTTTAAAGCTGAGGATGAGGAAGTGGTAAGAATAGTGAAGGTATAAAACATTTCACCTGTTTAAAAGCATAGGGTAGATGTATCAGCACCTAGACCCAAGCAAACTTCAACATAATTTTTACTAAATTAGGtcttccaaataatatattacttCCTTGTACCTCAAGGGAACTAGAAAGGAGGGGAAACCGGGAAAAGGATGATTTTActgttgaattaattaatcatttattctatataaatgtgcaattaaaataaaacattatacGGATTGGAAAGCTACCTTCAGAGTTTTCCCAAGAATCATAAAGGGCAGCAAACACAAGAGGCCGACCATCCTTGAAATGGATGTAGTAAGGCTGCTTTTTAGATCCATCTTTTTTCCACTCATAGAACCTAAAAGTATATTGAGATCAGATTATAGAACGGAAAGTCCAGACCAACTATAATCATCAAGAGAACAGACAGATATACAAACAGAGCTGAAAATTTGAGCACAATAAATCTAAATACATATCATAAGATACCCTTTCAATAGAATAAAATTGCTTTTGTGATTTGAGGATGCATAAGACTTCAAGTGACAGATTTCAGCCActgggggggaggggggggagAGAACAAAGAAGCTCTGTTTGCATCTATAAGATGCTCCAGAAAACATAAGTTATTAGATACAGTAGAAATACACACGAATGCcgcttaaaacaaataattcagATTAACTATCATTCCTGCTTAACTTTACCGTGTAAAATCTAAAGTAGCAAGTGCATCATACAAAATCTAAGTTCGTTATGCATTCTCTTATTAAGGTATGTTTACAAATGACCCAAAATGCCcaagttttaattttatattttccttaTCCATACATGTTTAAAGTCCCATAACAAATAAAAGATTTTCCTTACCCATACCTGTTTAAAGTCCCATaacaaataaaagagaaaaatcaagGGTAGTCAACCCCAAATTCAAATAACATTATATCTACAATAAGTCAAATCTGCAGAAGAGAGTCAAGACTCTAACATATGtcatctaccaaaaaaaaaaaaaaagggggggattGGAAAGAACCAAAATACCCCAACATACCCTTCTACTGCAACAAGGCACCGGCTTCTAGGAACCAGGCGACGAAAAGAAGCCTTTTCACCTATGGACTCAGAACGTGCATTAAACTGAAAATTGCAACACAAATGAGATCTCATAAACTTCCCAACCAAATCTAAACAGTCTGTTACTTCTAAGTTATAATGAAAACTGTAAATTCATTCTAGTTATGGGGAGATTGGAACAATGGAATACGGTTTTAAAGTGAAGTCAATTTGAGCCAATGacacataaaaaaaatctaGTTATATATTCCACATGACATGAGAATTAAAAGTTATGTAACTCAATTTTTCACGGAAACAATGatggaaaaagaacaaaaataagatAGGATacgaaaggagaaaaaaaaactggTAAAAATGGAGGCAGGACGAAGGTGACAGAGAAGCGGTTACTAAGGCCAATATAGATATAGTTGCAACAAATTACAAAACACAGAGACATCATCATGATACATTTGCTTAATTAATAGCATAAGAAACCCCACAATCTAAGCAAATAATAATCACCATTACCATCTTGTAGTGATCAGGTTTCTCAGTTTTCTTAGTGAAACTGGGAATTAAACCCCATTTCATGCATTCAAGTACCACATCTTCACCACCATCTGATGATCCGTCCGCTCTCCGAACAACAGGCAAATTCGATCCCGGCGAAACATTGTACGACGGACGATACctaatttgtttcattttcaGTTAACTGATATGAACCAACCATAACTGTCATACTACCCATTTTTTACTTTCTAGGTAAAACTGGGATGCAGGTATTTTAAATTTGCATATGAAacttacaaaatttttaaataaattacaaaataatgaaacttcaatatcccttttttttcgtccgttttttttttttttttttaaacctccGTTTTTATTTTAGGGTAAAAAATATCTAAtacaatagaaaaagaaaagggaatcgAATAGagcaagaaagagagagagagagagagagagcttttaCCGGTCTATATTAACAGTACGGACTGAACCACCGGTCCGGTGGCAAGCTCTAGGGATGTCATCGGCCCTCAGAGTACAACGAGCCCTTCCACACATCTTTCTTTCGCGCCTTTCCCTTCTCCTTCACTCTTGCTCTGTTCCAAAGTCAACCGTATAAAGGGCGGGAATCGACTGATTTCTGACCGTTGGATTCAAAACCATCGAGATTCCAGTTTTTGCCGACTCAATTTTATAGTTCAATcttctttatttaaaaacaaaaaaaataaaattcttgaaaataACCTTGGGCCTACAATATGTTAGTGGGCTTATGAGGCCCACGATCATCTTTTCACTAGCTCACCTGCAACCTCCATGGTGTTGCGAGCGCGAGGTTATTAGGGATGTTCTTATCAACGGCCAAATCTTCTGCTGGAAGCTGCGGAACATGCTCTCCTTCGCAAAAAGATTACGTTCCTACGTGCCATGCCTCCAGTCCGCGGCTCACCAACTGCGGTGGGCCCGAACGGACGCCGGCCCACCAAGGCGGCGGGGCAGGACTTCGGCCCTGGCCAAGGTGAAGGCGGAGGAGAAATCGGAATGGTGGATAGTAGACGGCGAAATGCACGAGATCGGCGACCACGTGCCGCCTCGTGAGCGCTTCGTTATTCCGAGAGATAACATCCCTAATAAGCGTCGGAAGCAGCTCAGAGAACAGTTCATGCGTCGGACTCGCCTCGTTCTCAAGGAATCGGTTAGTCGTCATTTGCTCTCTACTTGTACTCTTATGCTCAATTCCCAGGGTTTTGGTTCAATTGATTATGAACTTATGTTGTAATATGGTTTTTGATCATTGAAATCCAAAGGAGCATGAGCCATGGTGCAAAAGATACATGGAGCTGTATCAGGAACTCAGAGAGAACTGGGAGAGGTTGTATTGGGATGAAGGCTACTCCAAAAAAATTGCCCAAGATCATGCCAATTATGAGTCTGAAGATGATGATCAAGACTTCTCTCCCTACAGGTTTGTCAATGCTCATTTTCTCTTGtagaaaaaaatgttgaaatgaCTGAATTATCACATAATGGTTCATTACAAAAGAGCTTCGAATTAGAAATCTTATCACATCTTGAATAAGTAAGCTTTTTTTAACAATCTGTCCATTAGGTACTTAAATTATGTTATCAACTTTTGCATGTATTTGTGCTCCACAATCTCTCCGTTCAATTCACTTTGTTCTTTGTAGCAAATGATATTGCATTTCAAGATTATGTGATGATGGTGGCAGCATCCTAAGATTACTGTCATTTGTTTGTGTTACAGGAGTAGGCGATCCAATGCTGAGCAAATGAAGGTACAATTTCTCTTTAATTGCCTAAACCCGATTCAATTTGTGAGCATTAGCAGTAGTGAAGATCATAATTGGATGCCCgcaatgttttttaatttttgaaccCACTCCTCTGTCGGATAGCTCTTGTGGCCAATTTTCTTTGACAATTGTTATTGGGTACAGCGTAACAAAAGCGTTCAATCATGCTATAGTTTGTTTTCATTACTTTTGAATATAATATACTAATTTCGGATGTTATCACCCAAAATGACTGGAATTTTGATTGCAGGGAAGGGGTTCTGGGAGTAGGCAAGGTGATACTTGGGAAAAGGTCAGCCAAATTCGGGATAAGTTTGAATATGACAGGGAGAGAAGAATGAGAGACAAAGGTTAGATAACTGTTGCACTCTCATTGTCTACGAGATATGATATGTTTTGCTTCCAAAAACTTAACTTCAACCTTAGGACTCGAAtgttaatagattatttaactAAACACAACTTATTAGCGAAGTGAACTCGATTCAATCAGTAGCTAATTTAATAATTGGCTAGTACAGGTCCAAGCTTAATTCTTTTGCTAGATAACCTCACCTGTTGAAACAGCAAATTTCTCTAAATTTAAAGCATGATAGTTTATGGGTGCATACATAAAGGATGCAGTTTAGGGAAAGGAACTCACAGCAGCTGCTAAACATAACATAATTCtaccccagaaaaaaaaaaaaaaaatcattagctTATTCTTACGAATGTAGTAAATGGGGTAGAGATACTCTCTAGATGAATTGTCTTCCGTTTTTTGTTGTATAGGAGTTTCATGTACTCTTCTGACTTATAAGCTTCTGATGCAGCATTTGCACCCATGAATAGAGGACCTATCTCAGACTGGCATGATTCAAACTCTCAAAACCGGCCATTTGATGCTGAGAGATACTTTTCCGAgtctgaagaagaagagaaagagaactaCTAAAGGTTTACAGACTTGTGAATATGTTTTGGCAAGAAGTTTGTGGTGGTGCTCAATTCCCACTTCATCTCATCCTCTATATATGCTGCCACTCTGCAGCTGCTGTTGAAGTATACTCCTGCTGTGAGCTGTGAATAGCTTGCTGAATATTCAGAATTTTGCAGAACTTGAGGGGAAATCGTATTGTAAACGATATAGTGTCTCTTCCTTCAGAGATACGGTTTTGCTTCCAACTCCAAGAGGAATATAAGTGATTTGTAACTTATGGGAAAATTGTGTTCTAAACCATATAACATAGTTTCATTACGGCTGTATGATTATGTGGTCCGAAGTTGAAGCTTTGGTCCTTTTCACTGaatcaaatattttcttttgggaACACCTGGCCTTTCTGTAGTGTATGATTATGTGGTCCGAAGTTGAAGCTTTGGTCCTTTTCACTGaatcaaatattttcttttgggaACACCTGGCCTTTCTGTAGTGTATTGCCTGTGTTGCATACTAAAAATTAGTACGAGGAGAACTCAAACTACAAAAACAggatgatttattttattattgttatcataatTTGAGCGAAGAGGTTGAAAACTGAAATATCTGTTTATAATCAGGATGTTATTTTAGATGACCGAATAGTTTCAATGTGATTCAAATGGTTTTACCAGgcttaattttaatgtattcaTAACAGGTTATCATTTTATTGAAAGACTTGCTTGTTTTACCCACAAAGCAGAACGTTAAGACTGAAAAATCATATAGATAATTGAGAGAAAcataaatatttacaaattttgaGTGGTACTTGCAAGTTACtccataaaaaattatgaacaaaGTAATGAGGGTTTACTAATTTTATTTAGACAAGTTatgctaaattaaaaaattttgaaatttaataataatagcaatgaggatttataaatttattagaaaagTTATGGTTGGAGCAGGCTAAACATTTCAAATAGGTAAAATTGGTATTGGAGGAATAGATAGATCAAAATGAATGGTAGTACACTTATACCTTTTTCTATAAACTCTTGAATACAAAAAAATGTGTTACTATCTAATATCTTTCTAATTGGTagcatttaatttgttaaaagtatTTGCAatgtcacacacacacacacatacatacatatatatatatatatatatatatatatatatatatatatatatataaatacaaacaaTTAGTGCTCTTAACACCACTTAAAGATCTAATTCCAACCGTTCTAAAATTTAgatatttcaaaaatagaaGTTAAAACTCCAATGACTAATGAAGAAATAAGACCAACGAGTAGATTGGGATGAGAAAGCGCGAGCGACTCAGT
This genomic interval carries:
- the LOC107426796 gene encoding uncharacterized protein LOC107426796 isoform X1, which produces MCGRARCTLRADDIPRACHRTGGSVRTVNIDRYRPSYNVSPGSNLPVVRRADGSSDGGEDVVLECMKWGLIPSFTKKTEKPDHYKMVMFNARSESIGEKASFRRLVPRSRCLVAVEGFYEWKKDGSKKQPYYIHFKDGRPLVFAALYDSWENSEGEMFYTFTILTTSSSSALKWLHDRMPVILGDKESSDKWLTGSSATKFDTLLKPYENSDLVWYPVTPAMGKPSFDGPECIKEIKLKTEGSNLLSKFFSPKGIKKESELKSEKESTSDISVKSDLPKSLKEEPKEEPEPRESNEGQSSLTENEEQDFKSSEPTLPKDDAGKCQTKRAYEELSADSELATDETEKLITSPAKKKGNLKSAGDNKQPTLFSYFGKC
- the LOC107426798 gene encoding uncharacterized protein LOC107426798, which translates into the protein MLSFAKRLRSYVPCLQSAAHQLRWARTDAGPPRRRGRTSALAKVKAEEKSEWWIVDGEMHEIGDHVPPRERFVIPRDNIPNKRRKQLREQFMRRTRLVLKESEHEPWCKRYMELYQELRENWERLYWDEGYSKKIAQDHANYESEDDDQDFSPYRSRRSNAEQMKGRGSGSRQGDTWEKVSQIRDKFEYDRERRMRDKAFAPMNRGPISDWHDSNSQNRPFDAERYFSESEEEEKENY
- the LOC107426796 gene encoding uncharacterized protein LOC107426796 isoform X2, which gives rise to MCGRARCTLRADDIPRACHRTGGSVRTVNIDRYRPSYNVSPGSNLPVVRRADGSSDGGEDVVLECMKWGLIPSFTKKTEKPDHYKMFNARSESIGEKASFRRLVPRSRCLVAVEGFYEWKKDGSKKQPYYIHFKDGRPLVFAALYDSWENSEGEMFYTFTILTTSSSSALKWLHDRMPVILGDKESSDKWLTGSSATKFDTLLKPYENSDLVWYPVTPAMGKPSFDGPECIKEIKLKTEGSNLLSKFFSPKGIKKESELKSEKESTSDISVKSDLPKSLKEEPKEEPEPRESNEGQSSLTENEEQDFKSSEPTLPKDDAGKCQTKRAYEELSADSELATDETEKLITSPAKKKGNLKSAGDNKQPTLFSYFGKC
- the LOC107426799 gene encoding uncharacterized protein LOC107426799; this translates as MLRKSSITISMLSNSTMLVGCCRPKRRMRRRRGSTIRLGNKRRGFSLGSRSAVQWGVMAGPLRMLRKIISEMVPNAQFIEAFCWTLPFLRPQIFPLC